The genomic stretch CCACCGCCCGAAACACGGTCGGCGCCGACTTCGGCGCGATTCACCGTTACCTTGGGTTGCGGCGACTTCGCTCCCTTGGCACGGGAAAGTCGGGGTACCGGTATGGAGCCGCTCCACTCGACTTCGGGAATGGGCTTGCCCATGCCATTTTCAATCGCCGCCAGTTCCTTCGCGTTGTCCGCGCTCACGAAGGTTATCGCGTCACCCTTGGCTTTCGCGCGGGCGGTGCGGCCGATTCGGTGAACGTAGTCGTCGTACTGGCCGGGAATGTCGAAATTGATAACGTGTGTGACGCCCTGGATGTCGATGCCGCGGGCCGCCACGTCCGTTGCGACAAGGATGTTGCACTTGCCCGCTTTGAAGTCGTCCAGCGCGTTCTGGCGCTGATTCTGGGAGCGCCCGCCGTGAATGGGCTGGGCCTTGAATCCGTCCCGCTTCAACTGCTTGGCGACGCGATCGGCGCGGTATTTGGTGCGAATGAAAACGATTGCCGAAGTGACCTCGGGCCGATCAAGCACGTCCGCGAGCAACTGGGATTTGTCTTCCGTGCGCACCGTATACATATGCTGGGTGACCGCGTCGACGGGCGTGGAAATTACGCCAACTTCGATCCGCTTCGGGTCGCGCTGAAATTCTTTGGTCAGTTTCGCCATTTCCGGGGGAAAGGTGGCCGAGAACATGAGCGTCTGGCGGTCTTTAGGCAGCACGGAGACGATCCGACGGATGTCGGGCAGGAAGCCCATGTCCAGCATGCGATCGGCTTCGTCAAAGACGAGGATCGAGAGGCCGTTGAAGCGGACGGTCTTCTGCTGGATGTGATCCAGCAGGCGACCGGGCGTGGCGATTATAATATCCGCGCCGCGACGGAGGGCGTTAATCTGGGGCTGCATGCCCACGCCGCCATAGACGCAGGTGCTGCGCAGCTTCATGGCCTTTGCCAGGGGTTCGATGACGGAGTGGACCTGCACGGCCAGTTCGCGCGTTGGCGTAAGCACGAGCATGCGGCTCGGGCCGGGCTTGGTCTTTGCCAGTTCACACACGGTCGGCAGGCTGAAGGCCAGGGTCTTGCCCGTGCCGGTCTGTGCGATGCCGAGGATGTCGTCACCACCTTGAGCGGAAAGGTAGGTCTGCTCCTGAATGGGGGTGGGTTTGCTGATGCCGCTCTGCTGGAGAACGTGCAGGCATGGTACGGGAAGGTCGAATTCTTCGAAGGACACAAAAGTCCCTTTCGTTTGTGGGCCGGGATGCTCAAAAACGTCGCGGCCGCTGAGGGTTATTTGCTCAGCTAAATACGCGGGGGGACTCGGAGGGAGTGGAAACCGGGGAGAAAGTTGAGCAACTGCGGGAGAAGTTCCCGCTACGATGCAGGCCCCTGAAGGGGCGATTGCTGCCAATAGAAGAGAGTATACACCGTTGGGGTGTGCATTGCAAGCGGTCCAGGTACCCCTGTAGCCAATCACTCGATAGCGCGAGACCGTGATCCTTATTGCTGCGGAGGTGCTATGCGCTCTGTTTTCTATCCATTTCGACTCGCTCCAGATCGAACCCGCCTTGCGCCTGGACTCCATTCGTCGCCGCGACCTTTGATGTCCGATAGATGTGAACGTAACGCCAATGGGGATCAGGGAGATTGGGGGGGGCCGCTTTCCGGGAGCGAGCTGGCCTGCGCGTCCGCCGGCGGCGTGAACGGGCCCGGCTGCCATTTGTCGCGTACTTCCTCGAAGCGGCGTTCCCAGATCTGACGTTGCGAATCGTTCAGGATGGCGGAAACTTCGTCGCGCAGGGTGTCCAGCGTCCGCTTGACTTCGGGTTGTACTTCGACTCGGATGCCTTCCAGCGCCTCGAAGTGCTTCTCCACGATTGCGGCGGCGACTTCACGCTGCGCTTCGGAAAGGCTCAGCCGGGCTTCCATTCGTTCCAGCAAATTAGTCTGTAAGCGATCGGGTTCGGATACCATCCGCTGAAACGATCGGTCCATCAGGAGTACGGTGGCCCCGCCGCCAATGATCATGCCGCACAGGAGAAACAGCGCGGCTTCGATGTAGGGCGGCAACAATCCCGTGTCGCGTTTTCGCGGTGTGGGAATCCCCGGATAATATCCATCACTCATAAGGTCTTTTCTCCCCGTTCACCTCGCCGGACGCAGCTCATGGCCGGTCGAAGTTTGACTC from Candidatus Hydrogenedentota bacterium encodes the following:
- a CDS encoding DEAD/DEAH box helicase, producing MSFEEFDLPVPCLHVLQQSGISKPTPIQEQTYLSAQGGDDILGIAQTGTGKTLAFSLPTVCELAKTKPGPSRMLVLTPTRELAVQVHSVIEPLAKAMKLRSTCVYGGVGMQPQINALRRGADIIIATPGRLLDHIQQKTVRFNGLSILVFDEADRMLDMGFLPDIRRIVSVLPKDRQTLMFSATFPPEMAKLTKEFQRDPKRIEVGVISTPVDAVTQHMYTVRTEDKSQLLADVLDRPEVTSAIVFIRTKYRADRVAKQLKRDGFKAQPIHGGRSQNQRQNALDDFKAGKCNILVATDVAARGIDIQGVTHVINFDIPGQYDDYVHRIGRTARAKAKGDAITFVSADNAKELAAIENGMGKPIPEVEWSGSIPVPRLSRAKGAKSPQPKVTVNRAEVGADRVSGGGERRGAQGGRNRNDNHRNGSHGGGRNGEHRDGGYGGSRGAGDSRGAGNGAGAPKRAQSDGANRQGGHNPNRGAQSGSHTSASSSEAGGNGGKRRNRPRRNRGGARVA